The genomic stretch TCGCTCTCCGCCTTTGCAAGCATATGTGAAGCCCTTCAGAGCACAGCACAAACAGCGCCGGTGACATAGGTCACCTTGTCTCAGTTCCCGTTGCGGTAAAATCATCTCCATGAGGTTGATCGTTAATGAGCACGAGTAGGTAACAGTCGATACACATTTCATAACCCACTGAACCCACTGCGGAGCAAAACCCAAAGCACACATCAAAGATCTTAAATAACTCCATTCAACCGATCATATTGCCTTGGACATATCTGTTTTAACCACCATTTTTCAGAGTTGTTGTCTTGAGAATCTCCCAACGAGTGAAGCATCTCATGCCTATTGTAACATTGTCTGTCATAAGGCGATCAGAGACAAAGGCGGATTGAGTAGGGGAGATGATCAGTTGAAGCACCCGGTACTAATCGCTTCGCCAAATCTTGGAAATGATCTTATAGCACTGAGCAGAGACTGATAGGTCGTAGATCATAGATGGATTCCGGATCCGGGATCTTGGGAATCAAGCAAAGGTGCGTATAATTCCATTCTTTAGGAAGAATGCCCTCCTCAAAAATATCTCTGTATTTCTCTAACAACCTGTGTTTCAACAAGATGCCAAAACCTTTGGAAGAATAAGGCGACATCCCATCAGGACCCGGCGCTTTTGATGGGTGGATAGAAAACAGGGCATCCTTAATCTCTTCAGCTGAAACCCTCTTAGTCAAATCGTCATTCATCTGGGTTGTAACGCGGGGTCGCAAGTCTTGAACCAGGAAGTAAATGGTGGGGTAGAAGATCTAAAGAGGTTTGAGTAAACTTCACAGCCACATCTCCTTAGCAGCTTCCGAGAAGACTTCAGCACCATCATCATCTACCAGCTTATCAATATGCTTTCTCGCTCTCCTTGCTTTAACTGAGTTATGAAAGAACGTTGAGTTCTTATCTCCTCGTTGAAGCCACTTTTCTTTACTCCTCTGCCACCAATATGTTTCCTCATCTCGTTGAGCTCGGTAGCAGTTCTCTTTTAAGGAAATGGATCCGATCAGTAGATTGCGAGAGGGCAGATTGTTCCTGTTCCAATGCCATTTCAGCCTGATGGATACGATCCTTTGAGTTCATATTGGCTTGACGCTTCAGTGAACTAAGGGCCTTCCTACATGACTTGAGTCTAGTAGTAACAGAGCCACCACCTCTGCTGATAGAGTCATTCCAAGCCCGCACAACTGTATCCTGAACACCAGCCACTTCCAGAAATCTTGAGTCAAATCGAAAGCATCCTCTATAAGAGTCTTGTGCTTCAATAGAGAAATAAGCACTGGCCGATGATCAGAACCTCGCTTATCTAAAAACGACTGATTAGAGTTTGGAAACTTATTAACCAAGCCTTGTTTCCAAAGCATCTATCCAGCCTTGTATGTACCCAGGTTTTATTCCGATTCCCACTCCAAGTATACCCATTGCCATGGCTAGGCAATTCCACCAAAGAGCATGCCTGGATCATGTGTTGAAAGGAGCAAACGATTCTTCTGATCTCCACACTCCTCCAATCTTCTCACCATTGTGAAGAATCTCATTAAAGTCACCGAAAACACCCCACGCCTCCTCTCTGACACACCAATTCTACTAAGCCTTTCCCACAGGtctattcttttatttacagCAGCTGGACCATATATACACGAGGAAAAGAAAGATAGATTTCCATACTGTATATACAGTCAAGAGATTCTTATTTACAACCAAAAACTTCAACTTGACAGCCTTTTTCCATAATATAGCTACCCCCCGCATGACCAACAGGGTCTACTGTAAAAACTTGATCATAGCCCGAGCCAAACTTGTAAGTCTCCAACAAAACAAGGACCTCAGGAAAGTGTTTTCGACGCAATTCCCTGAGGCGTGAAATTGTCAGGCCATGGGGCGATCCCAAGCCCTGACAATTCCAGCTTACGATGCTCATCTTGATCTCGGCGATCCCTCAGACGGGATCACCCTTGCTTCTTTTTTCCTGCTCCCAAACGACTGCTCTGGCTCCTCACTGGATCCCTTACGCTTAGCACCTACTGGAGAGCCTGACTCAGAAGAACCATACAACTCCCGAAGAATTCCAGAGGCCTCTCCTTttgcttcttttcttttacGTATGACGTATGTCTTCGTCGCGGTTTGGTATTCTTGGTTGCAACCCCGGATGGTGTTTTAGTTGAAAACTGGAAACCATATTCCGTCGAGGTTGCCAAACAAGACTGAGTGAGCCGCTACTAGTTCCCTGCAGATCACGCGTCACTGGTGGTAATGGACATGATAGAGCTGTGATCCACAGACAGTCTATCCTTGAGGGTATCAGGGAGATTCCACGTCTAAAGTTCCCCTCAGTATGCGCCCTTGATCCTGCCGACGCCATAAGCTTGTCATCTTTGCCTTTGTTCACACCATCAGACGCCTCCTGGAGCATTTAAGTCGAGATCAACGACTCGGCCTTTCTGTTTGTCGATTTGCCGGGTGAACTGAGGAGGAGGTTCCAATCTGAGAACCGTCTTCTGAAGAACAGGATCCTTCTCAACATCAGCAACCGAAGCCCTGATTCTCTCAATACGAATAAGCATATCTGCCTCTGTGGCCATCATCATATAGCGCCTCATTTCCTCCAACACCTCTAGAGATATCTTTGCTCTACCCGTGAGAGGACAAATACCAACTTGTTCTTCTGTTAAAACATCAAATAGAGGGTCTTGAGGGCTTAAGACCAGGGTGTCTGGTTGCTTCTCACGGAGAATCCGCTGACGTCTCTCCAGAGCTGCTTCTTTACGCTTGTTCACCAACCGAGGGCAGACCTCCTTTGCGTGGTTTAAGCGTTGACACTCATAGCATCGCTTCTGAAGTCGTTCATAATTAAAGAACACCGTCGATGTACCACCTTCTGGCAAGTTGACCACCATTGATTTCTTAAACGGACGTGCCACATCCATCCGAATTTGCATCCTCACATACTCTTGAAGTTGTGGTCTATCAGGATCAAACGACTACCTTCACCACTCCCAAGCGATCCCCCAAAGCTGTAATTGCTTTCTCTGTATAATGATTGAGAGGGATATTACGGACTTGAACCCAGACCGTGATGTATTGAAGGTAATCCGGCGGTGGGTTCTCCTCCCATCGCTCAATCGCTAACGCCCATTCATTTGAGGTATGAACGCCTTTTTCCAATACGTCTATCAAGTCATGTTCATTATCAAAAATGAACTGGAAACGTTCCTTTGATAATGCTACTCCTCGAACTTTGCCCTGTTTCTGCCACTTCCGAGGCATCTCTCTTATGAGATTCGACATCTTTTGACAATCGGGATTCAAGATTCTCCCAATTAGACTCCGGATGTTGCGCTCACACGAACTAAATTGAAGAAGGTATGGCATGTCAAAGggttcatcatcatcctccAATGACATCGCCATCATCGCCTTATCCATAGCATGAGACATCTTGGATTTGCTTGTTGTTCTTCTGGGTTTCTTATGCCCACCGATAAGAAATAAGAACAAACCCTTGAAACTTTGAAGATTGATCAGAAAAAGAAAGCTGTTTGCGGTGGCTAGGTAATACGTGGCACACTTTGATGACTACACAAAACGCTCCACCCattaattaaactttttttttttaatgggaGAGAAACCGAAGCTCAAAGAAGGGAGACTTTACTTTCTAGAGAGAAGGCAGAGAATTTTCTCTCTCTTATTTTTGTGTCCTGTTACTTTATGATTTAGCATATGTTGTCAATTAATTATATTGTTCGCACTAACGCGTTGACTTTTATCAAATATTGACCGAATAAATTCAGTCTTTTAAAACAATgtgatttttttagtttatcatTTCTTGGTTCTCTGACATCCGGAAAGTTTAAAGGCTTCAAACAAAGTTGACATTTTCATTAATAGTTGAAGCagataaaacaaataaaaataaaaaaaagttgccAAATGAGTGTATACGGAGGCAAAAAAAATTGGGGCCAGaaatgaaaaatgtaaaaataccacaagttaaatactaattttcaaaaatactatcaatcaaaaatataataacatttggatttatgatttagtgattattgtttaggttttatattgatttttatgtttccaaacaatttccagaaatactttaatttttaataatgtagATGTTACTTAGTTAAAAAGATTGGAGTTTAGTTTATAAGTCCAAACAAAATTAGATCTTTCGGATTAAACCCTTTTGGACTTCAGATATTTTGGGAATAAGCATGTTTGTGCTAAAACGGGTCCAAAaccccaaaattttatattttagtttaagtATTATCATTCTTGCAATCAAACAATTAT from Raphanus sativus cultivar WK10039 unplaced genomic scaffold, ASM80110v3 Scaffold0282, whole genome shotgun sequence encodes the following:
- the LOC108807905 gene encoding uncharacterized protein LOC108807905, yielding MDVARPFKKSMVVNLPEGGTSTVFFNYERLQKRCYECQRLNHAKEVCPRLVNKRKEAALERRQRILREKQPDTLVLSPQDPLFDVLTEEQVGICPLTGRAKISLEVLEEMRRYMMMATEADMLIRIERIRASVADVEKDPVLQKTVLRLEPPPQFTRQIDKQKGRVVDLDLNAPGGV